The Methanocella arvoryzae MRE50 genome includes a region encoding these proteins:
- the rimI gene encoding ribosomal protein S18-alanine N-acetyltransferase: protein MTILIHIRPFELDDSRTILEMEEEIFHEPNPVLYSVIENYPTEGFLVAEYDGVVCGYLVGALIMDEARVLLLAVKEGYRKKKVGTSLMEYYIDTVRSRANLIRLEVRVNNLGAQTFYFKLGFKFLGVVSKYYRNGDNAYIMLKPLDQLTLFL from the coding sequence GTGACTATTCTGATTCACATCAGGCCCTTTGAACTGGATGATTCCCGGACGATTCTCGAGATGGAGGAGGAGATCTTCCACGAGCCCAATCCCGTATTGTATAGCGTGATTGAGAATTATCCGACGGAGGGGTTTCTCGTCGCCGAGTATGACGGCGTAGTCTGCGGGTATCTTGTCGGCGCCCTGATTATGGACGAGGCAAGAGTACTTCTGCTGGCGGTCAAAGAAGGCTACAGGAAAAAGAAAGTCGGCACGTCGCTTATGGAATATTACATCGATACGGTGCGAAGCAGGGCAAACCTGATCAGGCTGGAGGTCCGGGTTAACAATCTGGGAGCCCAGACGTTCTACTTCAAGCTGGGCTTTAAATTTTTAGGAGTCGTCAGCAAGTACTACCGGAACGGGGACAACGCATACATTATGCTTAAGCCTTTAGATCAGCTAACCCTTTTTCTTTGA
- a CDS encoding UPF0058 family protein encodes MQKEDLIYLHTVLAKVKRHLESEGATADFSRYEAMHISPAHIHRNKTDHERAIFLLGEAIVQAVGRQEGSKRIVETGLKEKGLADLKA; translated from the coding sequence ATGCAAAAAGAGGATCTCATTTACCTGCATACCGTGCTGGCGAAAGTGAAGCGTCACCTGGAGTCCGAAGGCGCCACGGCAGATTTTTCCAGGTACGAGGCAATGCACATCAGCCCGGCACACATCCACCGTAACAAGACCGACCATGAGCGGGCCATCTTCTTACTGGGCGAAGCCATCGTCCAGGCCGTAGGCCGGCAGGAAGGCTCGAAGCGTATCGTGGAAACAGGCCTCAAAGAAAAAGGGTTAGCTGATCTAAAGGCTTAA
- a CDS encoding UPF0146 family protein has protein sequence MGIIGYDDLAEYILQHYPAGSRIIEVGIGRHPDTAELLSRYCDFTCTDVMPEGPEKLNYVRDDVFQPDMRLYEGASLIYSIRPPVDLQDSIAAIANRVGADLLIRPFSSEKTDLSRHFSEFRCINYKRAVFFLYQNKR, from the coding sequence ATGGGCATTATAGGTTATGATGACCTCGCAGAGTACATTCTGCAGCATTATCCCGCGGGCTCACGAATCATTGAAGTGGGCATCGGCAGGCACCCTGATACGGCAGAACTGCTATCACGCTATTGTGACTTTACCTGCACTGACGTAATGCCGGAAGGCCCGGAAAAGCTGAACTATGTCCGGGACGACGTTTTCCAGCCTGATATGCGCCTGTACGAAGGCGCTTCGCTCATCTACTCTATCCGGCCGCCCGTGGACCTCCAGGATTCTATCGCAGCGATCGCAAACAGGGTTGGAGCCGACCTCCTGATCAGGCCGTTCTCATCCGAAAAGACCGACCTCAGCCGCCATTTTTCAGAGTTCCGCTGCATTAACTATAAGCGGGCGGTATTCTTTTTATACCAGAATAAACGGTAA
- the dnaG gene encoding DNA primase DnaG: MEESDTTKYVIHAHISAEGVVERPDVVGAVFGQTEGLLGADLDLRELQKTGRIGRIEVNITSKYGKSNGNILIPSSLDKVETSILAAALETIDRVGPCISKITVTKIEDVRSSKRKQIIDRAKHILTDMFDNSVPESQEITDAVKAAVRVEEVTFIDNLPAGPNVLDSDAILVVEGRADVLNLLKYGIKNAIAVEGTNVPQLVAELSKKKTVTVFTDGDRGGELILKELLQVADVDYVARAPDGKGVEELTQKEVVKSLRSKVPVEQVIEVPQGRRRNKLAAQAAEKQAQAEAAQKAEAPAAAAPVQPQREYQQKEYPQRESRERSEQPRGEVPRRKSLRRTEEQQERPERPERSERAERREYRERREYREPREPREQREQAPARKEREPSEFDEMMKELSGTLSARLLDANKNVINTVAVRDLANTLKESNGDVKSVVFDGVITQRMLDIAAEKNLETLVGVKMGSVVKQPAGVKVITTE; encoded by the coding sequence ACCGGCAGGATAGGCAGAATCGAGGTGAACATCACCTCCAAGTACGGCAAGTCCAATGGCAACATCCTCATCCCCAGCAGCCTGGACAAAGTCGAGACCTCGATCCTCGCGGCAGCGCTCGAGACCATCGACCGTGTCGGCCCCTGTATCTCCAAGATCACAGTCACCAAGATCGAGGACGTGCGCTCGTCCAAGAGGAAGCAGATCATCGACCGTGCCAAGCACATCCTGACTGACATGTTCGACAACTCCGTGCCGGAGAGCCAGGAGATCACTGACGCCGTCAAGGCCGCGGTGCGGGTAGAGGAAGTCACCTTCATCGACAACCTGCCCGCAGGGCCCAATGTGCTCGACTCCGATGCCATCCTTGTAGTAGAGGGCAGGGCCGACGTCCTGAACCTGCTCAAGTACGGCATCAAGAACGCCATCGCCGTCGAGGGAACCAACGTGCCCCAGCTCGTCGCCGAGCTGAGCAAGAAGAAGACTGTGACTGTGTTTACGGACGGAGACCGGGGCGGAGAGCTGATCCTGAAAGAGCTGCTCCAGGTTGCCGACGTAGACTACGTCGCGAGGGCTCCTGACGGCAAGGGTGTGGAAGAACTCACCCAGAAGGAAGTCGTCAAGTCGCTCCGCAGCAAGGTCCCCGTAGAGCAGGTCATCGAAGTGCCCCAGGGCAGGCGCCGGAACAAGCTGGCAGCCCAGGCCGCAGAGAAGCAGGCCCAGGCAGAGGCCGCCCAGAAGGCGGAAGCCCCGGCGGCAGCCGCGCCCGTTCAGCCACAGCGCGAGTACCAGCAGAAAGAGTACCCCCAGAGGGAGAGCAGAGAAAGGTCCGAGCAGCCGCGCGGCGAGGTGCCGAGGCGCAAGAGCCTGAGGCGGACCGAGGAGCAGCAGGAGAGGCCCGAGCGGCCCGAGAGGTCCGAGAGGGCCGAGCGCAGGGAATACCGGGAGCGCAGGGAATACCGCGAGCCTCGTGAGCCCCGTGAGCAGAGGGAGCAGGCTCCGGCCAGAAAGGAGCGCGAGCCCTCCGAGTTCGACGAAATGATGAAAGAGCTGTCGGGAACGCTGAGCGCCAGGCTCCTGGACGCCAACAAGAACGTGATCAACACCGTCGCCGTCCGCGACCTCGCCAACACGCTCAAGGAAAGCAACGGAGACGTCAAGAGCGTCGTCTTTGACGGCGTGATTACCCAGCGCATGCTGGACATCGCCGCAGAGAAGAACCTTGAGACCCTCGTAGGCGTCAAGATGGGCAGCGTAGTCAAGCAGCCCGCAGGCGTGAAAGTAATTACGACTGAGTAA